A segment of the Streptomyces sp. NBC_01235 genome:
TCCGTGCCCTGCTGGACGGCTCGTTTGGCGTCCAGCTCGGCGGCGACGTCGGCACCGCCGATGAGGTGCGCGTTGGCGCCGGCGGCGACCAGTGCCTCGTACAGGTCGCGGCGCGGGTCCTGGCCGGTGCACAGCACGATGGTGTCGACCTCCAGGACCGTGCTCTGCTCGCCCACGGTGACGTGCAGTCCGGCGTCGTCGATCCGGTCGTAGCGCACGCCCGGGATCATGGTGACGCCCCGGTGCTTGAGCTCGGTGCGGTGGATCCAGCCGGTCGTCTTGCCGAGGCCCGCGCCGACCTTGCTGGTCTTGCGCTGGAGGAGGTGGACCGTGCGGGGCGGGGCGGGGCGCTCGGGGACGGCGAGACCACCGGGTGCCCGGTAGTCCATGTCGACGCCCCACTGGCGGAAGTAGGTCGCCGGGTCCTCGCCCGCCTTGTCGCCGCCGTCGGTGAGGAACTCGGCGACGTCGAAGCCGATGCCGCCCGCGCCCAGGATCGCGACGCGGTCGCCGACGGGCGCACCGTCGCGCAGGACGTCGAGGTAGCCGACGACGCTCGGGTGGTCGACGCCGGGGATGTCGGGGGTGCGCGGGCTGACGCCGGTGGCCACGACGACCTCGTCGTAGCCCTCCAGGTCACCTGCCGCCACCGGCGTGTCGAGGCGTACGTCCACGCCGTGCGCGTCGAGCTGGTGGCGGAAGTAGCGCAGCGTCTCGTCGAACTCCTGCTTGCCAGGAACCTTGCGGGCGACGTTGAGCTGGCCGCCGATCTCGCTCGCGGCGTCGAACAGCGTCACGTCGTGGCCGCGTTCGGCGGCGCTCACGGCGCAGGCCAGGCCCGCCGGGCCCGCGCCCACCACCGCGACGCGCTTGCGCAGCCGGGTCGGGGAGAGGACCAGCTCGGTCTCGTGGCAGGCACGCGGGTTGACCAGGCAGGAAGTGATCTTCCCGCTGAAGGTGTGGTCGAGGCAGGCCTGGTTGCAGCCGATGCAGGTGTTGATGGCCTCGGGCGTACCGGCCGCGGCCTTGTTGACGAAGTCGGGGTCGGCGAGCATCGGGCGGGCCATCGACACCATGTCGGCGCAGCCGTCGGCGAGCAACTCCTCGGCCAGTTCAGGGGTGTTGATGCGGTTGGTGGTGACGAGCGGGACGTTGACCGCGCCCATGAGCTTCTTCGTCACCCAGGTGTAGGCGCCGCGCGGCACGGAGGTGGCGATGGTGGGGATGCGGGCCTCGTGCCAGCCGATGCCGGTGTTGATGATCGTCGCGCCGGCCGCCTCGACGGCCTTGGCGAGGGTGACGACCTCGTCGAGGGTCGAGCCGCCGGGCACCAGGTCCAGCATGGACAGCCGGTAGATGACGATGAAGTCCTCGCCGACCGCCTCGCGCACCCGCCGGACGATCTCGACGGGGAACCGCGTCCGGTTCTCGTACGAGCCGCCCCAGCGGTCGGTGCGGTGGTTGGTCTGGGCGGCGATGAACTCGTTGATGAGATAGCCCTCGGAGCCCATGATCTCGACGCCGTCGTAGCCGGCCTGGCGGGCGAGGCGGGCGGCGCGGGCGTAGTCGTCGACGGTCCGCTCGACGTCGGCGTCGGTGAGCTCGCGGGGCGGGAAGGGGCTGATGGGGGCCTGGAGCGGGCTGGGGGCGACCAGGTCCCGGTGGTAGGCGTAGCGGCCGAAGTGGAGGATCTGCATCGCGATCCGGCCGCCCTCGCGGTGCACGGCGTCCGTGATCGCCCGGTGCTGCTCGGCCTCCGCGTCCGTGGTGAGCTTCGCGCCGCCCTCGTACGGCCGGCCCTCGTCGTTGGGGGCGATGCCGCCGGTGACGATGAGGCCCACTCCCCCACGGGCCCGGGCGGCGTAGAACGCGGCCATGCGCTCGAAGCCGCGTTCGGCCTCCTCCAGGCCGACGTGCATCGAGCCCATCAGGACGCGGTTGGGCAGCGTGGTGAAGCCCAGGTCGAGCGGGCTCAGCAGGTGCGGGTAACGGCTCATGACAGGCCTCCGTGCGCGGTGTCTTCCCTCCAGTTCTAGAGGACCGCGCACGGATTATGCAACTAGTTGCACAATGAGGCCGGGGTCATGTGCCGCAGGTCACCGCCTCATCGCTCCATCGGCTCATCACCCCATCGCCTCACCGGCTCTCGAGCAGTACGTGCAGCTCCCGCTCCTGGTCCCCGGAGGCCGAGGAGAGGTCGCGTACCGCGAACACCGAGTCCAGCGTCGTACGGAGCCGCTCGATCGCCCAGTAGCCGCCCTGCGCGTCGGCCTCGACGGAGGACGAGAGCCGGGCCGGGCGGGCGCAGTCGTGCGCTTCGGTGACCTCGAAGGTGCCGAGCCACACCATCGGGCGGGTCTCGTGCAGTTGCTGCGGCGCCTCGTCGGTTCCGCGGTCCGACTCGAAGCACTCGTTCAGCGTGTCGAACACGATCCGGGCGTCCTCCTTGCTGCATCCGCTGATCTCGACGGAGACGGACTCCTCGTGCGGTCGCTCGCGGTCCATCGTGATCGCTCCTCTCGTGGCGGTGGCGCGGCAGTGCGGGTTCCCCGCGAACCGCGCCACATCCCCAGAAAAGCACCACTTTCCGAGGGGGACCAGCGACGGCACCCCCCGGCGCCGGGCTCAGCTCCGCGTGAAGCGGTACGTCTTGCTGTCGGTCAGCACGCAGAAGCCGGGCGAGACGACGATCACGCGCAGGGTGCCGGTGCGGCGGTCGTAGTCGATGCCCTCCGCCTCGAAGGTGCCCGAGCAGGAGCTGCGCAGCGGCAGCTGACGCAGGGCCGTCACATGACCGGTGACGTCGGCCGTTCCGTTCGGCTCGGCGGACAGGTCGATCTGCAGGAGCGGCTTGGTGATGCCGAAGAGGGTGCCGGCCGGGTCGTCAGAGGAGCACAGCAGGGTGGTCGGACCGGTGAAGTCGCAGCCCTGCACGTCGCGCACGGCGTGGTCGAGGCGGACGGTCGACACCTGCGGCAGGTTCGCCGAGGGCGAGGTGCCGGAGTTGGCGCCGGGGGTGGGGAAGACGAGGAACCGGGTCATGGTGCCCCACTCGCCCGACAGCATCCACTGGCTGTTCGGGGTGATCGCCACCCAGGAGTTGTTGAGCGCCTCGCCCGAGCCGAGCGCGTGGACGTACTCCGACCAGGCCCCGCCCGGCGCCTGCACGCGGTACATCTTCGAGGTGCCGGAGTCGCTCTGGTAGGGCTCGACGTAGTAGCCGTCGTAGGAGGCGTCCGGGTCGCCGACGTGGTTCCAGCCCCGGGCGGACACGGAGAGCGGGATGGTGCCGATGCCGGTGTAGCGGTTGGCGCTGTTCGCCGGGACCTCGACGGACGTCAGGCCCTGACTCTCGGACAGCGGGTCGGCGCGGTCGGAGCCGACCTCGGTCCAGGTGTCGGCGGCCGCGGCGGGCGGGGCCGCGGAGAGGGCGGTGACCGTCGCGACGGCCAGCGCGAGGAGGGCGGCGCGGGCGGTACGGGCAGTGCCGGACAGGGGACGGCGGCGGGCAGGGCGCAGGGGCATGGGACTCCTCGTCGAAGGGGGGTGGGGCGCGCTCGGCGGACAGTCTGTCCCGGCATCATGGTCATGTACAGACCAATTCGATGGACAGGTGCGGACCCTGAGGAGAACGGCACCCGAAGCCGTACTGGAGGAGCATGGGGAAGTGCCCCAAAGGCGTGGGAGAAAAGGGTTGAGCGCGGTAGAACAGGGGAGTCGGCACGGGGGACGGGCGTGCCGCGTCGATGTCCGGAGGCGGTGCGTGGCATGAGTGCAGGCGGATCGTCCGCGGCCGAGGGTGGAGGCCCGACAGGCCCCAGCGGACTGCTGGACGTGCTGAACGTGGCCTCTGTGGTGCTCGACACCGAGGGCCGTATCGCGCTGTGGAGTCCCCAGGCCGAGGAGTTGTTCGGCTATTCGGCGCAGGAGGCGTTGGGCCGGTACGCGGCCCACGTGATGGTCCACGAACGCCATGTCGACCTGGTCGTGAAACTGTTCGCGGACGTCATGGCCACCGGCCGGAGCTGGGCGGGGGCGTTCCCCATCCGGCGCAAGGACGGCACCACCCGGTTGGTGGAGTTCCGCAACATGCGGCTCCTGGACGACCGGGGCGACGTGTACGCCCTGGGCCTCGCAGCCGACCGGACGACGGTGCGCCGGCTGGAGCGGGACGTGGCCCTGTCCACGCGGATGGTCGCGCAGTCCCCCAACGGGCTCGCCGTCCTGGACACCGACCTGCGGTACGTCTCGGTCAACTCCGCGCTGGAGCGGATCAACGGTGTGCCCGCCGAGGAGCACGTCGGGCGGACGGTCCGCGAGGTGCTGCCCCGGGTGGACGCGGAGGTCCTGGAGTCCGCGGCGCGCCAGGTGCTGCGGACCGGCAAGCCGATCGTCGACCGGTTCACGGTCGGCCGTACCCCCGCCGACCCGGACGAGGACCACGCCTGGTCGGTCTCCCTGTACCGCCTGGAGGACGCCCGCGGCACCGTGCTGGGCGTGGCCGCCTCGGTCGTCGACGTCACCGACCGGCACCGGGCGGCCGTCGAGGCCGAGGCGGCGCGCCGCCGGCTGGCGCTCATCGCGGACGCCTCGGCCCGGATCGGCACCACCCTGGACCTGGAGCGCACCGCCCGCGAACTGGCCGACGTGGCGGTGCCGGAGCTGGCGGACATGGCCGCAGTGGATCTGCTCGACGCCGTGGTGGCGGGCCGGCGCACCAGCCTCGGCCCGGCGGAGGACGCGGTGATCCGCGCTCTGGCGGTCCGGGTGTACAACGCGCCCGACGCCCTCCAGGCCTCCGACCCGCCCGGGCAGGTCGCCCGCTACGGACCGCAGCGACTCGTCACGGAGTGCGTGCGCACCGGGCAGCCCGTCATGGTCGCCCAGGTCAAGGACGAGGATCTCGCGCGCATCGCCCGCTCCCCCGAGTCGGCCGAGCTGCTGGCCCGGGCGGGAGTCCACTCCTATCTGGCCGTGCCGCTCATCGCGCGGGGCGAGGTGCTCGGCGCCCTCGACCTGAAGCGGATCCACCATCCGCTCCCCTTCGACCAGGACGACCTGCTGCTCGCCCGTGAGCTGGCCGCCCGCGCCGCCGTGCAGATCGACAACGCCCGCTGGTACCAGAACGCCCGCACCACCGCGCTCACCCTTCAGCGCAGCCTGCTGCCGAGCCATCCGCCGGTCACCGGCGGCCTGGAGGTCGCCTCCCGCTACCAGCCGGCGGGCGCCACCACCGAGGTCGGCGGCGACTGGTTCGACGTCATCCCGCTGCCGGACGGCAAGACGGCACTCGTCGTCGGCGACGTGATGGGCAGCGGGATCGACGCCGCCGCCACGATGGGCCGACTGCGCACCGCGACGACCACGCTGGCCTCCCTCGACCTCGACCCGGCGGTCCTGCTGGAGCATCTCGACCGGATCACCCAGGGCCTGGACCACTCCATCGCCACCTGCGTGTACGCCGTCCACGACCCCCGGCTGGCGCGGTGCCGGATCGCCAACGCCGGGCATCTGCCGCCGGCCCGGGTGCGCCCCGGCCGTCCGCCGGAACTGCTCGACCTGCCCACCGGGGTGCCGCTGGGCGTGGGCGGGGTGGCGTTCTCCACGACCGACGTCGACTTCGCGCCCGGCGACCAGCTCGTGCTGTACACGGACGGGCTCGTCGAGACCCGCACGGACTCCCTCGACGAGCGTCTGGAAGCTCTGCTGGCGCTGCTCGACGACCCCGCGCGTCCCCTGGAGGAGCTGTGCGACCTGCTGCTGAGCGCGTTGCACCACCCCGACAACCACGACGACGTGGCCCTGCTGGTGGCGCGGGCCATCGCCTAGCCAAGGCCGTACGCCCCGATTCACAGACTTCTGTTACCTGTTCCTTACCGGGCACCTCGGACAATCACAGTGAGGCGTGGCAGTGGTGCCGCCGTCGTGGCCGAGGAGGGTGAGCCGTGATGCAGGAGCCGGAAAGGCCGGAAGGGCCGCACGAGGTCGAACTGCTCTCGGGACCGGTCGACGAGGAACGGGAACGCGCCGACCCGCGCGCACTGTGGCAGCGGCGGTCGGCCCGCGGGCGGGCGTTGATCGCGGCCACGACCGTCGCCGTCCTGGCGCTGGGCGGCACCGTCGCGTACGCGGCGACGAACGGCTCGGACGGCGGCTCGCCCTCCACGTCACCGTCCGCGTCCTCCTCCGAAGGGCCCGGCGGGCGGCACGGCCACGGCGGCCCGTGGTTCGGCCCGGGCGGCGACGCGGTGCACGGTGAGGCGACCGTCAAGGACCCCGACACCGGCAAGTGGGTCGTCCGTGTGTGGCAGCGGGGCACGGTGGAGAAGGTGAACGACGACCGTGTCACCGTCAAGAGCGAGGACGGCACCTCGTGGACGTGGACGGTGGGTTCGGACACCTCCGTACTGTCCGACGGCGCCTCAGGCTCCGGGGCCGGCGCGCTGAAGAAGGCCGACACCGTGTACGTGGTCGGGACCCGTTCCGGCGACACGAATACGGCCGAGCGTGTCCTGTCCGGCGCCTTCGACAACCATGGCCCGGGCGACCGGCACGGCGGCTTCCCGGGGCACGGCCCGTGGGACCGCGGGAACGACCGCTCCCCCAGCCCCACGGGCAGCGGCGCCGCTACCTGA
Coding sequences within it:
- a CDS encoding NADPH-dependent 2,4-dienoyl-CoA reductase; amino-acid sequence: MSRYPHLLSPLDLGFTTLPNRVLMGSMHVGLEEAERGFERMAAFYAARARGGVGLIVTGGIAPNDEGRPYEGGAKLTTDAEAEQHRAITDAVHREGGRIAMQILHFGRYAYHRDLVAPSPLQAPISPFPPRELTDADVERTVDDYARAARLARQAGYDGVEIMGSEGYLINEFIAAQTNHRTDRWGGSYENRTRFPVEIVRRVREAVGEDFIVIYRLSMLDLVPGGSTLDEVVTLAKAVEAAGATIINTGIGWHEARIPTIATSVPRGAYTWVTKKLMGAVNVPLVTTNRINTPELAEELLADGCADMVSMARPMLADPDFVNKAAAGTPEAINTCIGCNQACLDHTFSGKITSCLVNPRACHETELVLSPTRLRKRVAVVGAGPAGLACAVSAAERGHDVTLFDAASEIGGQLNVARKVPGKQEFDETLRYFRHQLDAHGVDVRLDTPVAAGDLEGYDEVVVATGVSPRTPDIPGVDHPSVVGYLDVLRDGAPVGDRVAILGAGGIGFDVAEFLTDGGDKAGEDPATYFRQWGVDMDYRAPGGLAVPERPAPPRTVHLLQRKTSKVGAGLGKTTGWIHRTELKHRGVTMIPGVRYDRIDDAGLHVTVGEQSTVLEVDTIVLCTGQDPRRDLYEALVAAGANAHLIGGADVAAELDAKRAVQQGTELAAAL
- a CDS encoding SpoIIE family protein phosphatase; translation: MSAGGSSAAEGGGPTGPSGLLDVLNVASVVLDTEGRIALWSPQAEELFGYSAQEALGRYAAHVMVHERHVDLVVKLFADVMATGRSWAGAFPIRRKDGTTRLVEFRNMRLLDDRGDVYALGLAADRTTVRRLERDVALSTRMVAQSPNGLAVLDTDLRYVSVNSALERINGVPAEEHVGRTVREVLPRVDAEVLESAARQVLRTGKPIVDRFTVGRTPADPDEDHAWSVSLYRLEDARGTVLGVAASVVDVTDRHRAAVEAEAARRRLALIADASARIGTTLDLERTARELADVAVPELADMAAVDLLDAVVAGRRTSLGPAEDAVIRALAVRVYNAPDALQASDPPGQVARYGPQRLVTECVRTGQPVMVAQVKDEDLARIARSPESAELLARAGVHSYLAVPLIARGEVLGALDLKRIHHPLPFDQDDLLLARELAARAAVQIDNARWYQNARTTALTLQRSLLPSHPPVTGGLEVASRYQPAGATTEVGGDWFDVIPLPDGKTALVVGDVMGSGIDAAATMGRLRTATTTLASLDLDPAVLLEHLDRITQGLDHSIATCVYAVHDPRLARCRIANAGHLPPARVRPGRPPELLDLPTGVPLGVGGVAFSTTDVDFAPGDQLVLYTDGLVETRTDSLDERLEALLALLDDPARPLEELCDLLLSALHHPDNHDDVALLVARAIA